The genomic window TCCTGGATCTGCTGCGTTCTGCTCACGTGGACGCAGGAGCGATCGACACCGAGTTGTGGTGTGTCGATGGAACGACCGTTCGAGCGGCCAGATGTGCTGCCGGAGCCGTGAAAGGGGGCGGATGAAGAGGCTAGCTGTGAAGCCTTAGGCCGCAGTCGAGGGGGATTTAGCACGAAGATCCACCTGCTGTGTGACTCGCATGGCCATCCTCTACACGCCGTTCTTTCGCCCGGCCAAGCCCACGAGTCCACGTGCTTGCACGAGCTTCTGGGGACGTGCGAAGTGCGAGGCGAGGACTCGGACGAGATCATCATGCCCATCTTTCTCGCTGGCGACAAAGGATACCGGGCCGAATGGATCGACGAGTACCTGGTCGTGACCGGCATCCTGCCCATCATCCCCAGCAAATCGAACGAAGACCGAGATGCTCGCTTCGTTAAGTTCGACCGGCAAACATACCGGCGACGCAACATCATCGAACGCTTGATCGGCTGGCTGAAAGAATGCCGCCGCATCCTAACCCGCTTCGAGAAGCGAGCGAGAAACTTCCTCGGTATGCTCAAATGGGCATTCATTCAGCGGTACTTGAAAACCATGTGTTGATAGGGTTTTCTGACAGAGCCTAATGTCTACATTTCCTGGATCCGACGATGTAGTACACGGATTCTTGAACTTTTCAACGGCTGGGTAGCACTGGCACGACCAGTTCCAGGTTCCGAATCCCAGGTGTGCCACTGGCCTCTGGCCAGTGCGAAGTGCGTGTCAGGCCACCAGGTCATTTTCGCTTCGACCAGGATCGATCGTTTCGTGATGGAAAGCATGGCCACGCAGGGGCGTGATTAGAGGATCTTAGCTTGTTTGGGTGAAAGCGTTGGCTCGTTTCTAACTGCCATGATCTCATCACATCGAGTACCGACTCTTCCGCCCCTGCAAGCTTTCTTTCAACTGATTGATTTCGAGTTGAACTTGATCGTACCGTTCGGTTTGTCCGAGAGTTTTCAGGATCGGCAGGTAGTCTTCGCGATACTGTAGCCTTCTTTCGAGTGGAAAGCCGGGAAGTTGGCCAGAAACGGATAGCAGTTCCTCGTAGGCCTCGGGGACTTTATCGTAGTCATTCCCTGCGACTTTTGCTTGGGCATACTCTTGCAAGAGGCGCAGGTAGAAAGGGGCTTCTGGGCCAGCTTTGGGTGGCTGCTTGTTGAGCCCTGCTCGAGCATATTGAAGCGCCTTCACATGCTGCTTCTCTTGATTCAACGCTTCTGCAAGTAGTCCGGTGACGAGGGCAAATCGCGAGTAAATGTGCTCGTTCCCATCTTTCTGAAATGAAGCGACAGCCTGTTCGCCTGTTTGTATCAGCGACTTGCGATCCTTCTTCTCGTAATAAAGTCCCGTCAAGGTAACCAGGAGTTCGCGGTACAAATAGCTCTCGGTCAAGTTCAAGGTTTCAAGCACCTTCTTGGCGTCGAGGGCTGTAGAAATCGCTTCGTCTAAGTTCTCTTGGCAATACAACAGAGTGCCGGCGAACTTGCTTTTTAAATTGACCACGATGTAGGACGAGTGGCCGTAAAGTGGTTCTGCAAGATCGAGCGAGTGCCTGAAGTGTCGAGCCGCTTCAAGATGTTTACCGGCTTGGGAGCTGAAGTGAGCCTTGGCTTGTTCCGCGAGTTGTTGCTCGGCAATTTTGCGGCGGGCTGGGTCAAGCTTGGCCACTTTCTGCAGGTCATTCATGATGAACTCGATCTCGGGCAATTTAAGAATAAGCGGCTCATTCTTACTCCCCTGAGTACGATCGTGCAGTTCTTTGACCGCTTTAAGTTGACCTTCAAAGTCTAACAGTAAAATACCTTGCTCGTATTGCTGAATAAGAGCCGCCTGGATGTCCATCATGCTCAATTGCGAGTCAGGCTGTTCCGCCGTAACTGTGCCGGTGGCTATGGAAATCAGCAGCATCGTCACCAATGCTATTGGCTGTCGAATATGGCGATCTATTCCCATGAGAATCGGCCCCTATCCGTAACCGTTCGTGTCGTTCATAGGACGCGTCTCGACGCACCCAACGTGGTCGATCGGCCGAGTGGCACTAGCAACGACATTTCCAGCTCCCGCATCTTAGGTGTGCCACGGGCCTCTGGCCAGTATCTCGATGACTGAAACAGGTGGCAACCTGGTCCCTGCTTCGCACTGGCGCCTCCAATTTGAGCACCACCTCAGCGAACCAACACCGCCTCATCAAGTCTGCGGTGAATATACGAAAGCATGGTGAGGGCATACATTGCGTCGGTCCGATTCACGGCCCAGTGAATCTTAGGTGAATGTGCTGTCACGTTGCGAAACGTCCCAAAGACTCCCTTAAGGAGATTAGCAAAACCCTTCTGTTCAGACTGTTCCGATTCCGTCTGAAGGGTGTTGAGGGCAAGCCGTGGAGAATTAATTGAAAACACTTGGTCCACCAAACCACTTCCGTCAGCTTCAATGCCTGTACGATCTCGAATCTTTTGAGCGGCACTTTTGGTGGCTTCGAGAACGCAGTGAAAATAATTGTCTTGCAATAATTCAGCACTACAGAATGCTAGGATATCGGGATGAACCGCACGATGTTGTAGCTCAGATCGAAGCTCGTTAGCCCTTTCGTGAGCTTCGGAGATTGTAGAAGCGGCTGAAATTGGGACTGCCTCAGCCTTTTCGTTAATTGAAATCCCAATGAATGCAAGTTGATAATTTATTGACGCTCGGAACGCTTCAAACTCTGGAATACGGCCAGCAAAACGTGATGGATGTATCAATGCACAGAGAAATGCGATGACGTTGTTGCCGCAGGAATCACGTTTCTGCCTAGTGGAAAGTGCAAACAGCATCCGTTCCCACTTTGGCGTACCGCCGCATTCCTCTATATCACACTGAGAAAACAGTCGGTCTAGCTCCCTATGCGTAGCTGCATCTGCAACGTCTCGACAAGTCGTTTCAAGGGAACTTTCTGGGAGTTGTGGTAGTGCTGCCATCTC from Bremerella sp. JC817 includes these protein-coding regions:
- a CDS encoding TIGR02391 family protein — protein: MLFALSTRQKRDSCGNNVIAFLCALIHPSRFAGRIPEFEAFRASINYQLAFIGISINEKAEAVPISAASTISEAHERANELRSELQHRAVHPDILAFCSAELLQDNYFHCVLEATKSAAQKIRDRTGIEADGSGLVDQVFSINSPRLALNTLQTESEQSEQKGFANLLKGVFGTFRNVTAHSPKIHWAVNRTDAMYALTMLSYIHRRLDEAVLVR